A DNA window from Haloactinospora alba contains the following coding sequences:
- a CDS encoding 4-hydroxy-3-methylbut-2-enyl diphosphate reductase, whose protein sequence is MTATNRRRVLLAQPRGYCAGVDRAVVTVEKALEQYGAPVYVRKQIVHNTHVVSSLEKRGAIFVEDTSEVPEGAIVVFSAHGVSPQVHEEAQRRQLKTVDATCPLVTKVHKEAQRFANQDRDIILIGHTGHEEVEGTSGHAPENIQVVESPEEVDQVEVRDPDNVSWLSQTTLSVDETNQTVHALREKFPNLLDPPSDDICYATSNRQDAVKEMAAQCDLVLVVGSDNSSNSVRLVEVALDAGASTAHLIDNASMLQEEWLSDVATVGVTSGASVPDTLVTELLERLAGLGFDSVEDVRTAEENLTFSLPKELRKDLRAEQAQQS, encoded by the coding sequence ATGACTGCGACGAATCGCCGCCGTGTCCTACTCGCCCAGCCCCGCGGCTACTGCGCCGGGGTGGATCGCGCTGTTGTCACGGTCGAGAAGGCCCTGGAGCAGTACGGCGCACCCGTCTACGTACGCAAGCAGATCGTGCACAACACGCACGTTGTGAGTTCCCTGGAGAAACGCGGCGCGATCTTCGTCGAGGACACCAGTGAGGTCCCCGAGGGCGCCATCGTCGTCTTCTCCGCGCACGGGGTGTCCCCCCAGGTGCACGAGGAGGCGCAGCGGCGGCAGTTGAAGACGGTCGACGCCACCTGCCCCCTGGTGACCAAGGTGCACAAGGAGGCGCAGCGCTTCGCCAACCAGGACCGCGACATCATCCTCATCGGGCACACCGGCCACGAGGAGGTCGAGGGCACCAGCGGACACGCCCCCGAGAACATCCAGGTGGTGGAGAGCCCCGAGGAGGTGGACCAGGTCGAGGTCCGCGACCCGGACAACGTCTCCTGGCTGTCCCAGACCACCCTGTCGGTGGACGAGACCAACCAGACCGTGCACGCCCTGCGGGAGAAGTTCCCCAACCTCCTGGACCCGCCCAGCGACGACATCTGCTACGCCACCTCCAACCGCCAGGACGCGGTGAAGGAGATGGCCGCCCAGTGCGACCTGGTGCTGGTGGTCGGGTCGGACAACTCGTCCAACTCGGTCCGGCTCGTGGAGGTGGCCCTGGACGCCGGAGCCAGCACCGCCCACCTGATCGACAACGCGTCGATGCTGCAGGAGGAGTGGCTGTCCGACGTGGCGACCGTGGGCGTCACCAGCGGCGCCTCCGTTCCGGACACGCTGGTGACCGAACTCCTGGAGCGGCTGGCCGGACTGGGCTTCGACTCGGTCGAGGACGTGCGCACCGCCGAGGAGAACCTGACCTTCTCCCTGCCGAAGGAACTGCGCAAGGACCTGCGGGCCGAGCAGGCCCAGCAGTCCTGA
- a CDS encoding TetR/AcrR family transcriptional regulator, which produces MTAENVHKPTRGSNRGAETRSALLSAAARVFCTTGFARAGVSEVVAEAGASVGSLYHHFSGKAELYMALYEEFQQRQQERTHRVAAQARARGETDPTQLMYAAARAYLEGCIEERDTTLLFFSGDGPPGFESQLRTRLREWTDRNVALFRKAEEPVDEALLMVVSGAMLVAVSEVVRRDGASARKLADDITGLLSQLEPRRASPDTDGASTE; this is translated from the coding sequence GTGACTGCGGAGAATGTGCACAAACCGACACGGGGGTCGAACCGGGGCGCGGAGACCCGCAGCGCCCTGCTCAGCGCCGCGGCGCGTGTGTTCTGCACGACAGGGTTCGCGAGAGCGGGAGTGAGCGAGGTCGTCGCCGAGGCGGGAGCCAGCGTCGGAAGCCTCTACCACCACTTCAGCGGCAAGGCCGAGCTCTACATGGCGCTGTACGAGGAGTTCCAGCAGCGCCAGCAGGAACGTACCCACCGCGTGGCGGCCCAGGCCCGCGCCCGGGGGGAGACCGACCCCACCCAGCTCATGTACGCGGCGGCGCGCGCCTACCTGGAGGGATGCATCGAGGAGCGCGACACCACGCTGCTGTTCTTCAGCGGTGACGGGCCACCCGGTTTCGAGTCCCAGCTGCGGACCCGGCTGCGCGAGTGGACCGACCGCAACGTGGCCCTGTTCCGCAAGGCCGAGGAGCCGGTGGACGAGGCCCTGCTGATGGTGGTCAGCGGCGCCATGCTGGTCGCCGTGTCCGAGGTGGTGCGCCGGGACGGCGCCAGCGCCCGCAAACTGGCCGACGACATCACCGGCCTGCTCTCCCAGCTCGAACCGCGCCGCGCCTCACCCGACACCGACGGGGCGTCCACCGAGTGA
- the glpX gene encoding class II fructose-bisphosphatase, translating into MTEHTSGEHHSSEVPDRNLALELVRVTEAAALAAARWVGKGNKNGADGVAVRGMRHLISTVSMHGTVVIGEGEKDNAPMLYNGEEVGNGGGSECDVAVDPIDGTRLTAMGMPNALSVIAVSPRHSMFDPSAVFYMEKLAAGPEAADVVDITAPVADNIQAVARAKGGTAQDVTVVILDRPRHEEIVREVRAAGARIKFITDGDVAGAIMAARAGTGVDLLLGVGGTPEGIITACAMKCLGGTIQGRLWPTDDAEREAAKRAGVDPQQVLTTNDLVGSEDVFFAATGITEGELVGGVRYEPDGVMTDSLVMRGRSGTVRSVRSEHQLTKLAGYSGIDFASAN; encoded by the coding sequence ATGACCGAGCACACGAGCGGGGAGCACCACAGCTCCGAGGTGCCCGACCGTAACCTCGCGCTGGAACTGGTCCGGGTGACCGAGGCCGCGGCGCTGGCCGCGGCCCGGTGGGTCGGCAAGGGGAACAAGAACGGTGCCGACGGGGTCGCGGTGCGCGGGATGCGGCACCTGATCAGCACCGTGTCCATGCACGGGACCGTCGTCATCGGCGAGGGCGAGAAGGACAACGCGCCCATGCTGTACAACGGCGAGGAGGTCGGCAACGGCGGCGGGTCGGAGTGCGACGTCGCCGTGGACCCGATCGACGGCACCCGGCTGACCGCGATGGGGATGCCGAACGCGCTCTCGGTGATCGCGGTGAGCCCGCGCCACTCCATGTTCGACCCCTCCGCCGTGTTCTACATGGAGAAGCTCGCCGCCGGCCCGGAGGCCGCCGATGTGGTGGACATCACCGCTCCGGTCGCGGACAACATCCAGGCGGTGGCGCGCGCCAAGGGCGGTACCGCCCAGGACGTCACCGTGGTCATCCTGGACCGGCCCCGCCACGAGGAGATCGTGCGCGAGGTGCGCGCGGCGGGGGCGCGGATCAAGTTCATCACCGACGGGGACGTCGCCGGCGCCATCATGGCCGCCCGTGCCGGCACGGGCGTGGACCTGCTGCTGGGGGTCGGCGGAACCCCGGAGGGGATCATCACCGCCTGCGCCATGAAGTGCCTCGGCGGGACGATCCAAGGCCGATTGTGGCCAACGGACGACGCGGAGCGCGAGGCCGCGAAACGGGCCGGGGTCGACCCGCAGCAGGTGCTGACCACGAACGACCTGGTCGGTTCCGAGGACGTGTTCTTCGCCGCCACCGGCATCACGGAGGGGGAACTGGTGGGCGGCGTGCGTTACGAGCCCGACGGTGTGATGACGGACTCCCTGGTCATGCGGGGCCGCAGCGGTACGGTTCGCTCGGTGCGCAGCGAGCACCAGTTGACGAAGCTGGCCGGCTACAGCGGGATCGACTTCGCCTCGGCGAACTGA